The following coding sequences lie in one Caloranaerobacter sp. TR13 genomic window:
- a CDS encoding NUDIX domain-containing protein: MRVVLEVKFYDCDKFEENKLIFAVVMARYNDKWIVVRHKERNTWEIPGGHIEPSESVQAAASRELFEETGAIDFTIYPVNVYSVNNGEQETYGQLFYAEVRELGELPQTEIAEIKLVDELPENLTYPLIQPILAKKVQEYIEKIKVNKLKNNAHVQIFREN, translated from the coding sequence ATGAGAGTAGTGCTTGAAGTAAAGTTTTATGATTGCGATAAATTTGAAGAAAATAAACTTATTTTTGCAGTTGTAATGGCTAGATATAATGACAAATGGATTGTAGTAAGACATAAAGAAAGAAATACTTGGGAAATACCTGGTGGACATATCGAACCCTCAGAAAGTGTACAAGCTGCAGCATCAAGAGAGCTTTTTGAAGAAACAGGAGCAATAGATTTTACAATTTATCCAGTCAATGTATATTCGGTAAATAATGGAGAGCAAGAGACGTATGGACAACTATTTTATGCAGAAGTTAGGGAACTTGGAGAGTTACCACAAACAGAAATAGCAGAAATAAAATTAGTAGATGAATTGCCAGAGAATTTAACCTATCCATTGATACAACCAATTTTAGCAAAAAAAGTACAGGAGTATATAGAAAAGATAAAAGTAAATAAATTGAAAAATAACGCTCATGTGCAAATCTTTAGAGAAAACTAA
- a CDS encoding cyclase family protein → MTNSETFIDEIALDTFIGKGCLLDVRNENVITYKEEYSDMVSENDIVLLYTNHSDKYGTEEYFTNYPIVDKELPDFFIEKKIKMLGIDLPSPDKYPFKIHKMLFNYNILIVENMTNLSELLPIKSFEIIAFPLK, encoded by the coding sequence TTGACTAATAGCGAAACATTTATAGATGAAATAGCTCTAGATACGTTTATAGGCAAAGGATGTTTACTAGATGTTCGGAATGAAAATGTAATTACATATAAAGAAGAATATTCAGATATGGTATCTGAAAATGATATTGTTTTACTTTATACAAATCATAGTGATAAATACGGAACAGAAGAGTATTTTACAAACTATCCTATCGTAGATAAAGAATTACCAGACTTTTTTATCGAAAAAAAGATAAAAATGTTAGGAATAGATTTACCATCGCCTGACAAATATCCATTTAAAATACACAAAATGCTCTTTAATTATAATATACTTATAGTAGAAAACATGACAAATTTATCAGAATTATTACCAATAAAAAGTTTTGAAATAATAGCATTTCCTTTAAAATAA
- a CDS encoding Cof-type HAD-IIB family hydrolase, whose protein sequence is MYRLLALDMDGTLLNKEHKISRENFEAIQEALRMDIKIVLASGRIFGGMLPYLEQLNIIDDENYSVSCAGGLVLNNTMSKVIQSNGLNIEDLKYIYGLTKELNLSLNVYTRDSILVFQDDIFSRFESIANNVPLKLVDFNSLSDDIEIYKITIINDSIDAVMKMKKFFKKLHTSDIIQDKRYKGIKRLEDDILDKISTKLSDKYTVVKPFQFTLEVINKSCNKWTGIKKIAEELGIQNEEIICIGDSENDEHMIRNAGLGVAMANGFSKVKEIADYVTYTNDQHGVAHVINKFILGKEIAYAEG, encoded by the coding sequence ATGTATAGACTATTAGCATTGGACATGGATGGGACTTTGTTAAATAAAGAGCATAAGATATCAAGAGAAAATTTTGAAGCAATACAAGAAGCTTTACGTATGGATATTAAAATTGTATTAGCGTCTGGACGAATATTTGGTGGAATGCTTCCTTATTTAGAACAATTAAATATAATAGATGATGAAAATTATTCAGTATCATGTGCAGGAGGCTTGGTATTAAACAATACTATGAGCAAAGTCATTCAGAGTAATGGATTAAATATCGAAGACCTAAAATATATTTATGGTTTAACCAAAGAACTAAACTTGAGTTTAAATGTATATACAAGAGATAGTATATTAGTTTTTCAAGATGACATTTTTAGTAGATTTGAGTCTATAGCCAACAATGTACCTTTAAAACTAGTAGATTTCAATTCATTAAGCGATGATATTGAGATATATAAAATAACAATTATAAACGATAGTATTGATGCTGTAATGAAAATGAAAAAGTTTTTTAAAAAATTGCATACAAGTGATATTATACAAGACAAGCGTTACAAAGGGATTAAAAGATTGGAAGATGATATTTTAGATAAGATTTCAACAAAGCTTTCAGATAAATATACAGTAGTAAAGCCATTTCAGTTTACTCTAGAAGTTATTAATAAAAGTTGTAATAAGTGGACAGGAATTAAGAAAATAGCAGAAGAATTAGGAATACAAAACGAGGAAATAATTTGTATAGGAGATTCAGAAAATGATGAGCATATGATTAGAAATGCAGGGTTAGGAGTAGCGATGGCGAATGGTTTTTCTAAAGTAAAAGAAATTGCTGATTATGTAACATATACAAATGATCAACATGGAGTAGCCCATGTTATAAATAAATTTATCTTGGGAAAAGAGATTGCTTATGCCGAAGGTTAA
- a CDS encoding LiaF transmembrane domain-containing protein, which yields MNGKKIFGILLVVIGVFLLLGETGIIDITIRDIISGYWPLILVIIGLYKLFTNSISKITGIILIIIGILLQLKVSEYFNIFEYDLFWPIVIILLGIWILLSTKRDRWKVSSKDVLSAFALFSGFNIKNSSQSFKGGNITSIFGGVDVDLREASILKEQEARIDILIAFGGAEIFVPQGWNVVIKGVPVFGGWDNKTVNDNFDTNSPTLIINSFVMFGGFEVKN from the coding sequence ATGAATGGTAAAAAAATATTTGGAATTTTATTAGTTGTTATTGGTGTTTTTTTATTACTAGGTGAAACTGGAATAATTGACATAACTATTAGAGATATTATTTCAGGTTATTGGCCGCTAATATTAGTTATAATTGGTTTGTATAAATTATTTACAAATTCTATTTCGAAAATAACAGGGATTATATTAATAATCATAGGAATATTATTACAATTAAAGGTCTCTGAATATTTCAACATATTTGAGTATGACTTATTCTGGCCTATAGTTATTATTTTGCTAGGTATCTGGATTTTATTATCTACAAAGAGAGATAGATGGAAAGTAAGTTCTAAAGATGTCTTAAGTGCATTTGCTTTGTTTTCAGGTTTTAATATTAAAAATTCCTCTCAAAGTTTTAAAGGTGGAAATATTACATCAATATTTGGTGGGGTAGATGTTGATTTAAGAGAGGCGAGTATACTTAAAGAACAAGAAGCAAGAATTGATATTTTAATAGCTTTTGGAGGAGCAGAAATCTTTGTACCTCAAGGATGGAATGTAGTTATAAAAGGAGTTCCTGTTTTTGGTGGTTGGGATAATAAAACAGTAAATGATAACTTTGATACAAATAGTCCTACCCTTATAATAAATAGTTTTGTGATGTTTGGGGGTTTTGAGGTCAAAAATTAG
- the yqeK gene encoding bis(5'-nucleosyl)-tetraphosphatase (symmetrical) YqeK: MNKLLSKLLIGIDFDGDIQKDSYNLLIHYGQEEVAKHSLKVANEAKKIAKKFGINQESAFIAGCLHDISKVYSDSEKIEVAKVLGIKVLNEEEEVPSLLHQKLSKIMAVEIFRITDEDILSAIECHTTLRNEVKEMDMILFVADKLQWDLNHSEGFRKNVIKGLDISLGQAAFEYVNYMLKNKDNMKVVHPWMLDAYNYLKDRCKCFRL; the protein is encoded by the coding sequence ATGAATAAATTGTTATCGAAATTATTAATTGGAATTGATTTTGATGGAGATATTCAAAAGGATTCGTATAATCTTCTCATTCATTATGGACAAGAAGAAGTAGCTAAACACTCTTTGAAGGTAGCGAATGAAGCTAAGAAAATAGCAAAAAAATTTGGAATAAATCAAGAATCAGCATTTATTGCTGGATGTTTGCACGATATTAGCAAAGTGTATTCAGACTCGGAAAAAATAGAAGTTGCAAAAGTCTTAGGTATTAAAGTATTAAATGAAGAGGAAGAGGTTCCCTCACTATTACATCAGAAACTTTCAAAAATTATGGCGGTTGAGATATTTAGAATCACAGATGAAGACATTTTGAGTGCAATAGAATGTCATACAACATTGAGAAATGAAGTGAAGGAAATGGATATGATTTTATTTGTAGCTGATAAATTACAATGGGATCTTAATCATAGTGAAGGTTTTAGAAAAAATGTAATTAAAGGTCTAGATATATCGTTAGGACAAGCAGCATTTGAATATGTAAATTATATGCTTAAAAACAAAGATAATATGAAAGTAGTTCATCCATGGATGTTAGATGCGTATAACTATTTAAAAGATAGATGTAAATGTTTTAGGCTCTAA
- a CDS encoding aminoglycoside 6-adenylyltransferase, whose protein sequence is MRKEEEVISQILNFANQEERVRVVMINGSRINPNAPKDIMQDYDIVFFITNIEDISFKTNPAWIKRFGDIVILQQNDFNDSSYIFLMQFKDGVRIDLRFCDISKIKEVIKEDTLSKILLDKDNMAPKLSSPNESIHYVKKPTKNEFERVLNEFWWIQTYIAKGIWRDELPYAKYMFDVILIDCIKKVLSWEIGLRYNWKVNVGKCGKWFKRLLSEKRYNDFINLYPTVDYDDMWEKLFRAGILIRNIGKVLAEKFEYTYPMQDDINVTEYINKIKHLPTDATDF, encoded by the coding sequence GTGAGAAAAGAAGAGGAAGTTATCAGTCAAATTTTAAACTTTGCTAATCAAGAAGAAAGAGTTAGAGTTGTAATGATTAATGGTTCAAGAATTAATCCAAATGCTCCCAAAGATATTATGCAGGATTATGACATCGTATTTTTTATAACAAATATAGAAGATATAAGTTTTAAAACTAATCCGGCATGGATTAAAAGGTTTGGAGATATTGTTATCTTGCAACAGAATGATTTCAATGATAGCTCATATATTTTTTTAATGCAATTTAAAGATGGTGTAAGAATAGATTTAAGATTTTGTGATATTTCCAAAATAAAAGAAGTAATTAAAGAAGATACATTAAGTAAAATATTATTGGATAAAGATAATATGGCACCAAAATTAAGTTCACCAAATGAGAGTATACACTATGTAAAGAAGCCGACTAAAAATGAGTTTGAGAGAGTACTTAATGAATTTTGGTGGATTCAAACATATATAGCAAAAGGGATATGGAGAGATGAATTACCATATGCTAAATATATGTTTGATGTTATTTTAATAGACTGCATAAAAAAAGTTTTATCATGGGAAATAGGATTAAGATATAATTGGAAAGTTAATGTTGGAAAGTGTGGAAAGTGGTTTAAACGTTTATTATCTGAAAAACGCTATAATGATTTTATAAATCTATATCCAACTGTAGACTATGATGATATGTGGGAAAAACTTTTCAGAGCAGGTATTTTAATACGGAACATTGGTAAAGTATTAGCTGAAAAGTTTGAGTATACATATCCCATGCAAGACGATATAAATGTTACAGAATATATTAATAAAATTAAACATTTGCCTACTGATGCTACTGATTTTTAA
- a CDS encoding Nif3-like dinuclear metal center hexameric protein → MTNIFIKKAGLLYFNHLPLDDCDFGTNNSLLEKLGLQIIEKSHEEDGFYCGRIAEFKEEITLEELVKELENVLGEPVKAWRFKAGGIKRVGLVCGGGGLTSDVKIAVSRARL, encoded by the coding sequence ATAACGAACATTTTTATAAAGAAAGCGGGGTTACTGTATTTTAATCACCTTCCATTAGATGATTGTGATTTTGGAACTAATAATTCTTTACTTGAAAAGCTTGGATTGCAAATTATAGAGAAGTCGCATGAAGAAGATGGCTTCTACTGTGGACGGATAGCAGAGTTTAAAGAAGAAATAACGTTAGAGGAATTAGTTAAAGAACTTGAAAACGTATTAGGAGAACCAGTAAAGGCATGGCGATTCAAAGCTGGAGGTATAAAAAGAGTTGGGTTGGTTTGTGGTGGAGGAGGATTAACATCAGATGTAAAGATAGCAGTAAGTAGAGCAAGATTGTGA
- a CDS encoding PspC domain-containing protein has protein sequence MKKLFLSSTDKKLAGVCGGIAEYFEIDSTMVRLIWVLLTIFSMGIGGIIAYIIAALIIPSKDF, from the coding sequence GTGAAGAAATTGTTTTTATCTTCAACTGACAAGAAGTTAGCAGGGGTTTGTGGAGGAATAGCAGAGTACTTTGAGATAGATTCAACAATGGTTAGATTAATATGGGTTTTATTGACTATATTTAGTATGGGAATTGGTGGAATTATAGCTTATATCATAGCTGCATTAATTATACCTTCAAAAGATTTTTAG
- a CDS encoding DUF3795 domain-containing protein, with protein MEKVIGACGCICSDCRIYEKNCKGCHAIKGKPCWLHEVGLDVCDFYKCCVFDKKLEHCGECIEIPCNKFWKNKNPAWTEEQHKKIVEKRVVLLKGLAQNKF; from the coding sequence ATGGAAAAAGTTATTGGAGCATGTGGATGCATTTGTAGTGATTGCAGAATTTATGAAAAGAATTGCAAAGGATGTCATGCTATAAAGGGCAAGCCATGTTGGTTACATGAAGTAGGACTTGATGTTTGTGATTTTTATAAATGCTGTGTATTTGATAAAAAGCTAGAGCATTGTGGAGAATGTATAGAAATTCCATGTAACAAGTTTTGGAAGAATAAAAATCCTGCATGGACAGAAGAACAACACAAAAAAATTGTTGAAAAGAGGGTTGTTTTACTTAAAGGATTAGCTCAGAATAAATTTTGA
- a CDS encoding cyclopropane-fatty-acyl-phospholipid synthase family protein yields MVDNETNILYNENFPLSNKYDPEWIFDNSMGPNVLWLSEWLCRKVNLKTNMRVLDLGSGRAISSIFLAKEFGVKVWSYDLWVKPTENWKRIIEKGVGDMVFPIHGDARNMPFADGFFDAIICVDSYIYFGTDDLYLNYLQKFLSPGGIIGVVIPGLMKDFENGVPEHLKDFWGQDCWSWHTVDWWKKLWSRTGLVEIEVADTMPDGCEVYTQWKEAQDIVGKNPWPQDTAILKKDAGEYVGFIRLVAKKL; encoded by the coding sequence ATGGTAGATAACGAGACAAATATTTTATATAATGAAAACTTTCCACTGTCCAACAAATATGACCCTGAATGGATTTTTGATAATTCAATGGGGCCCAATGTTTTATGGTTAAGTGAATGGCTTTGTAGAAAAGTTAACTTAAAGACCAATATGAGAGTTCTTGACTTAGGAAGTGGAAGAGCAATTTCGAGCATATTTCTTGCCAAAGAATTTGGAGTAAAGGTATGGTCCTACGATCTTTGGGTTAAGCCTACAGAGAATTGGAAGAGGATTATAGAAAAAGGAGTTGGAGACATGGTGTTTCCAATTCATGGAGACGCAAGAAATATGCCATTTGCAGATGGTTTTTTCGATGCGATTATTTGTGTTGACTCATACATCTATTTTGGGACAGATGATTTGTATCTAAATTATCTGCAGAAATTTCTTTCTCCTGGAGGAATTATTGGAGTTGTTATTCCAGGGTTAATGAAAGATTTCGAGAATGGTGTTCCAGAGCATCTGAAAGATTTTTGGGGGCAAGATTGTTGGAGTTGGCATACAGTTGACTGGTGGAAAAAGTTATGGAGTAGGACTGGTTTAGTTGAAATTGAAGTTGCAGATACAATGCCAGATGGATGTGAAGTTTATACTCAATGGAAAGAAGCTCAGGACATAGTAGGTAAAAATCCTTGGCCTCAAGATACGGCTATTTTAAAAAAAGATGCAGGTGAATATGTGGGTTTCATTAGACTTGTTGCGAAGAAACTTTAG
- the hprK gene encoding HPr(Ser) kinase/phosphatase, whose amino-acid sequence MKSIPIDNLINDMNLEVIYKPENPDIEITKSDLNRPGLQLTGFYNHFAYERIQLIGNVEWSYLTSLDKKTRDERFKRLLEYPIPAIIFTRNLEVFPEMIKWAKEFGRTILRTKLTTTKFISKLINYLDDMLAPQITIHGVLVEVYGIGILITGESGVGKSETALELIKRGHRLVADDAVEIRRVEENILRGKAPELIKHFLEIRGIGILDIKRLYGVGAIRNSKVIDLVVKLEYWDDKKAYDRVGLDEDYAVILDTKVPKITIPVRPGRNLAMIVEVAARNHRQKRMGYNAAEELDKRILSLHEHDKN is encoded by the coding sequence ATGAAGTCTATACCTATAGATAATCTAATAAATGATATGAATTTAGAAGTGATTTACAAGCCTGAAAATCCTGATATAGAAATTACTAAAAGTGACTTAAATAGACCAGGACTTCAACTTACAGGTTTTTATAATCATTTTGCGTACGAAAGAATTCAGTTAATTGGAAATGTTGAATGGAGTTACTTAACTTCATTAGATAAAAAAACGAGAGATGAAAGATTTAAAAGATTATTAGAATATCCAATACCAGCTATAATATTTACTAGAAACTTAGAAGTTTTTCCTGAAATGATAAAATGGGCGAAGGAATTCGGTAGAACTATTTTAAGAACGAAACTGACAACTACAAAGTTTATAAGTAAACTTATAAACTATTTGGATGATATGTTAGCACCTCAAATAACTATACATGGTGTATTAGTAGAAGTATATGGCATAGGTATATTAATTACAGGGGAAAGTGGTGTTGGTAAGAGTGAAACAGCACTAGAGCTTATTAAGAGAGGGCATAGGCTTGTTGCTGATGATGCTGTTGAAATAAGAAGAGTAGAAGAAAATATTTTAAGAGGTAAGGCACCTGAATTGATTAAACATTTTCTAGAAATAAGAGGTATTGGAATATTAGATATTAAGAGGTTATATGGTGTAGGAGCTATAAGAAATTCCAAAGTTATTGATTTGGTAGTCAAATTGGAATACTGGGACGATAAAAAGGCGTATGACAGAGTAGGTTTAGATGAAGACTATGCAGTTATATTAGATACAAAAGTACCTAAAATAACTATTCCAGTTAGACCAGGTAGAAATTTAGCTATGATTGTTGAAGTAGCAGC
- a CDS encoding GNAT family N-acetyltransferase: MKEYILSNGKKVIIRKAKKEDAEELIKFINVISYESDFLTFEPGELKLTKELEESIIEEYYNSDNKLYLVAEIEGEIIGSLSFKGGSRQRLKHTGEFGISVKKEYWNMGIASQLIKELIEWAKASKIIKKINLKVREDNERAINLYRKFGFIEEGKVSKEFYVNGKYYSTILMGLEI, translated from the coding sequence ATGAAGGAATACATACTATCTAATGGTAAGAAAGTGATTATAAGAAAAGCAAAGAAAGAAGATGCTGAAGAGTTAATAAAGTTTATTAATGTTATTTCATATGAATCAGATTTCCTTACTTTCGAACCAGGTGAATTAAAATTAACGAAAGAACTAGAGGAGTCAATAATTGAGGAGTATTATAATTCTGATAATAAATTATATTTAGTTGCTGAAATAGAAGGTGAAATAATAGGAAGTTTAAGTTTCAAAGGTGGTAGTAGACAGAGGTTAAAACATACTGGCGAATTTGGTATAAGTGTAAAAAAAGAATATTGGAATATGGGAATAGCATCACAGTTAATTAAAGAGTTAATTGAATGGGCAAAAGCAAGTAAAATTATTAAAAAAATAAATTTAAAAGTAAGGGAAGATAATGAGCGTGCAATAAATTTATATAGAAAATTTGGATTTATTGAAGAAGGGAAAGTATCAAAAGAATTTTATGTAAATGGGAAGTATTACAGTACGATCTTAATGGGGTTAGAAATTTGA
- a CDS encoding NUDIX domain-containing protein: MSDSLEKVTAFITRERKGEIDLLLFKHPNVGIQILAGTVESEENHLDAVTRETAEEAGLPVIVYSQDEWIDYVVNDLEYTFK, translated from the coding sequence ATGAGTGATAGCTTGGAGAAAGTAACCGCGTTTATTACAAGAGAACGGAAAGGAGAAATTGATTTATTACTTTTCAAACATCCAAATGTTGGCATTCAAATACTTGCTGGAACTGTAGAATCTGAAGAAAATCATTTAGATGCAGTAACTAGAGAGACAGCAGAAGAAGCTGGATTACCTGTTATTGTTTATTCTCAAGATGAATGGATTGATTATGTTGTTAATGATTTAGAGTACACTTTCAAGTGA
- the uvrC gene encoding excinuclease ABC subunit UvrC, with translation MFSIDEELKKLPDKPGVYLMKNENGQIIYVGKAVNLKKRVRQYFQASSSKTPKVKAMVKSIAEFEYIITDNELEALILECNLIKKHKPKYNILLRDDKQYPYIKVTTNEKFPRVIKVRKIEKDKAKYFGPYTSTSAVNDTLEIIRNIYPLRSCRKNLDNIKKKERPCLNYFIGRCLGPCQGNVNEKEYKEMIEEVLLFLGGKEDKLIRLIEEKMKNAAKQLDFENAAKYRDQLNSIKHILEKQKIVSPTLIDQDIIGMARGIEDVCIQIFFIRGGKLVGREHFILTDTSEMVRGEVLSSFVKQFYMNSSFVPKEILIEEEIQDKELISRWLSQKKGSKVQIKVPVRGEKNLLMEMVRKNAMETLENHSERIKRKIQLDRAALDELANLLELERIPKRIEAFDISNIQGVESVGSMVVFQEGQPRKSDYRRFKIKSVSGPNDYGSMEEIIYRRFERGINEREFIKDNKVDLGGFSIFPDLIMVDGGKGQVNAAKKAIQQFNLNIPVCGLVKDDFHRTRGIIYENKEMNIPKDSNCFKLITRIQDEAHRFAISYHRSLRNKKFFKSQLDSIKGIGEKRKKALLKSFGSIEKIKNASIEELKSVGGMNIKVAEAVYNYFRKFKE, from the coding sequence TTGTTTAGTATAGATGAAGAATTGAAAAAACTTCCAGATAAACCTGGTGTATACTTAATGAAGAATGAAAATGGACAGATTATATATGTTGGGAAGGCTGTTAATCTTAAAAAGAGAGTTAGACAATACTTTCAAGCTTCAAGTTCTAAGACACCAAAAGTTAAGGCAATGGTAAAAAGTATTGCTGAATTTGAATATATAATAACTGATAATGAATTAGAGGCTCTTATTTTAGAGTGTAATCTTATAAAAAAGCATAAGCCTAAATATAATATACTTTTAAGGGATGATAAACAATATCCTTATATAAAAGTTACAACTAATGAGAAATTTCCTAGAGTTATTAAGGTTAGAAAAATAGAAAAAGATAAGGCTAAGTATTTTGGACCATATACTAGTACATCTGCTGTAAATGATACGCTTGAAATTATTAGAAATATATATCCCTTAAGAAGTTGTAGGAAGAATTTAGATAATATTAAAAAGAAAGAGAGGCCCTGTTTAAATTATTTTATAGGTAGGTGTTTAGGTCCTTGTCAAGGTAATGTAAATGAAAAGGAATATAAGGAAATGATAGAGGAAGTTTTATTATTTCTTGGGGGCAAAGAAGATAAGCTAATACGTTTGATAGAAGAAAAAATGAAAAATGCCGCTAAACAGCTAGATTTTGAGAATGCGGCAAAATATAGAGATCAATTAAATTCGATAAAGCATATACTAGAGAAGCAGAAGATAGTTTCACCTACTTTGATTGACCAAGATATTATAGGAATGGCTAGAGGAATAGAAGATGTGTGCATACAAATATTTTTTATACGTGGAGGGAAATTGGTCGGCAGAGAACATTTTATTTTAACAGATACATCTGAAATGGTACGAGGTGAAGTATTGAGTTCTTTTGTAAAACAATTTTATATGAATTCATCTTTTGTTCCTAAAGAGATTTTAATAGAAGAAGAGATACAAGATAAAGAGTTAATAAGCAGATGGCTAAGTCAAAAAAAAGGCTCTAAAGTTCAAATAAAGGTACCGGTTAGAGGCGAAAAAAACCTACTTATGGAAATGGTAAGAAAAAATGCTATGGAAACATTAGAGAACCATAGTGAAAGAATCAAAAGAAAAATTCAGCTAGACAGAGCTGCTCTTGATGAATTAGCTAATTTATTAGAATTAGAAAGAATACCAAAAAGAATTGAAGCTTTTGATATTTCTAATATTCAAGGTGTAGAATCGGTTGGTTCGATGGTAGTTTTTCAAGAAGGTCAGCCTAGAAAAAGTGATTATAGAAGATTTAAAATAAAGTCAGTATCAGGACCTAATGATTATGGAAGTATGGAAGAGATAATATATAGAAGATTTGAAAGAGGAATAAATGAAAGAGAATTTATAAAAGATAATAAAGTAGATTTAGGAGGCTTTTCTATATTTCCTGATTTAATAATGGTTGATGGAGGAAAAGGTCAGGTTAATGCAGCAAAAAAAGCTATCCAGCAATTCAATTTAAATATTCCGGTATGTGGTCTAGTTAAAGATGATTTTCATAGAACTAGAGGAATAATATATGAAAATAAAGAGATGAACATACCAAAAGATTCTAATTGTTTTAAGTTAATTACGAGAATACAAGATGAAGCTCACAGATTTGCAATTAGTTATCACAGAAGCTTAAGAAATAAAAAGTTTTTTAAATCGCAGTTAGATTCTATAAAGGGTATTGGTGAAAAAAGAAAAAAAGCTTTGCTTAAGTCGTTTGGTTCGATAGAAAAAATAAAAAATGCTTCTATAGAAGAGTTAAAATCAGTAGGGGGAATGAATATAAAGGTAGCCGAAGCAGTATATAATTATTTTAGAAAGTTTAAAGAATAA
- a CDS encoding Nif3-like dinuclear metal center hexameric protein — MTGEKNLYTIEYAKFARINLIIGSHTFTEVFGVESLAKKIKDKFDDVDIIRLKEEYLEV; from the coding sequence ATAACTGGTGAAAAGAATTTATATACAATTGAGTATGCAAAGTTTGCAAGAATTAACTTAATAATTGGTAGCCATACTTTTACTGAAGTGTTTGGAGTTGAAAGTCTTGCAAAGAAAATAAAGGACAAGTTTGATGATGTAGATATTATTAGATTAAAAGAAGAGTATCTTGAAGTGTAA
- a CDS encoding alpha/beta fold hydrolase — MSYINYEGYGIYYEVIGEGEPLLMIHGNTASSKMLKEEAKYYSNYYKIILVDMIGHGKSKRLEVFPKDYWIENTKVIFELCNKLKLNKINILGTSGGAILALNFAINKSEIVNKVIADSFIGEKLTIQEAKKIKEERQIAKKNGGDKFWYYMHGEDWEKVVDADSEMLINYAREYGNNFKNNLYKITCPVLITGSLNDNLVKNIDKRLTGVAKQIKSSLTIFTSEGEHPLMLSKNEFYRNITIKFLKGDL, encoded by the coding sequence ATGAGCTATATTAATTATGAAGGTTATGGTATATATTATGAAGTGATTGGTGAAGGTGAACCATTATTAATGATTCATGGAAATACTGCTTCATCTAAAATGTTAAAGGAAGAAGCGAAGTATTACTCAAATTATTATAAAATAATTCTAGTTGATATGATTGGTCATGGTAAATCCAAAAGATTAGAAGTTTTTCCTAAAGATTATTGGATTGAGAATACTAAAGTAATATTTGAGTTATGTAATAAGTTAAAGTTAAATAAGATAAATATTTTAGGTACTAGTGGAGGAGCTATTTTAGCGCTTAATTTTGCAATTAATAAATCTGAAATTGTTAATAAAGTTATTGCGGACAGTTTTATTGGTGAGAAGCTAACAATACAAGAAGCCAAAAAAATAAAAGAAGAAAGACAAATTGCAAAAAAGAATGGTGGGGATAAATTTTGGTATTATATGCATGGAGAAGATTGGGAAAAGGTAGTAGATGCAGATAGTGAAATGTTAATTAATTATGCTAGAGAATATGGAAATAATTTTAAAAATAATTTATATAAAATTACTTGTCCTGTTCTTATTACAGGGAGTTTAAATGATAATTTAGTAAAAAACATTGATAAAAGATTAACTGGTGTTGCAAAACAAATAAAATCATCGTTGACAATATTTACATCTGAAGGAGAACATCCATTAATGTTGAGTAAAAATGAGTTTTACAGAAATATAACCATTAAGTTTTTAAAGGGAGATTTATGA